Within the Methanomicrobium sp. W14 genome, the region CAGATTCTTATTCCTGCCGCTCTCTTTCACGATGTTGCCCGTCCGCTGGAAAAGGAAACAGGTATTCCGCACGAAGAGGAAGGAGCACGAATTGCAGAGGAATATCTCAGATCAAATGGCTGCGATGAAAACCGTATCCATGCAATTGTTCATGCAATACGCTCTCACCGCTACAGCACAGGCACTAAACCTGAAACTCCTGAGGCGAAGATTCTTTCTGACGCTGACAAACTCGATGCCATAGGGGCAGTCGGGATTGCACGGACTTTTATGCAGGCAGGAGAACGTGGGGACGGTATTGAAGGTGCCACTGCTCATATCCATGAAAAACTGCTAAAACTCAGAGAACTGATGTACACAGACACCGCGAAAGAGATGGCCGGAGAAAGGCATACTCTGCTGCAACAGTTTGCCGGCGCCTTGGAGGATGAGACCATAAACTCCGGGGATGTTCATCTGTGGAGCTGATCTCAATAAGGTATGGATAAAGTGTCATATTTCTTATGACATGGACAATTTCATTTTAAAAAGTCCGAAAGCGCTTCATCAGTAAAAGGCGGTGAGCTTATTTTTCAAGTTCTCAGTGTCTGTGTAAAAATTAATTTAAGATCCATTCACAGATAGGGGTAATATGAAAATCCTGATTATAAGCCCGATAGGGCAATTCAATTGAATGCTCTGAGATATGGCTGTCAGATCTCATTTTGCCGCATCGTGCTGTGAGTATAAATTTGCGAAAATTTTTAAGTATATTTTGGAGAGCTTCACTGTGATTTATCTTGCCAAGACCATAAGGGAATATCCGCCGAATATTCTTACCGTCAGATCATTATTTAATGGAAAAAGGTATTTCCTTGGTAATTTGACAAGTTTGTCCTTTATTCCATAATTATGGCCCAGAGAATATCCTGGTGTATAAAAATAGTCAATTATTTCATAATCCATATCTTTTAAGGTCTGAATAATAATGTCCTTTGAGAAAGAATGAAGATGACCAACTTTATTTCGCTGATTTAGACTAAATCTATGGAATATAGCTGCCAATGCAAAAAATTCCAGAGGAATATGGAATATCTTATAGTCACTTTTATTTTTTATATTTCTCAAATAAGTGAAGTAATCCTCAAGATGTTCGATCAAATCAATTAACAAAAGGACGTCATAATGAACGTCTTCTTCCAGCATGAAGTCTTTTAGTATAAAATTTAAATGGCTGTTGGTTTTATTCAGGCAGAGATTATATGCCTGGGGGGAAATTTCATATCCTGAAAATTCGCAGTTATCATTAAGTATTATCTGAAGCTGTTTTAGGATTTCACCCGCGCCGCATCCTACTTCGCAGATGGATTTGGGATGGAGGTTGTTTCTCCGGATGATTTTATGAATCTGTCTGGCTTTCCATGGAGAATCTTCTACATCCCACGTGGGGTTTATCCGAAAATATTCTCCATTTGTATAACTGTCTGGAATATTCATAAATACTCTGTAAAATGCGTTTGAGATTTTCTATAATTCGTTTATTCATGGATCAATAAATATATTCTGATTCCCTCCCTCTGATCGAACCTTATATACTCTGACTTTTAATTCAGTCCATCGGATTCATGATGTACTCATAATTATAATATTTTGATATTGGACCCATTATATCTGGTTTGCACTTCAATACCCTGATTTCAGGGTATTTGGGTCACTTTACCCCCTGATTCATAAAACCGGAGAAAGAAATTAATTTTTGTAAAGGTAATGCAATGATCTTAAAGGGCCTCAAATTCGGGATGTTGTTGCAGCTTGCCATAGGTCCAATGTTTAATGGTGTTCAACACTTCCGCTACATACGGATTTTTTAACGGACTGTATCTTGTTTTTGGCCCTCATTGATGCTTTGTATATTGCCTTATCGTATGCCGGCATCGCCGTTATTATCAGCAGGAAAAGAGTACAGGCGGCTGTAATAATTGCGGGCTGTCTGGTTCTGGTCATGTTAGGTGTGAACACAATAGCAGGTGCTTTTGATATATCTTTTCTGCCCCGCATTGCATTGTTCTCCGACGTACCTGGAAGAAATCTGTTTGTACAGGGGTTACTTCTGACGGCGTCAAATCCCCTGACCATTGTTTTTTGGAGCGGTGTGGTCTCTGCGCAGATACTGGTGAACAAATGGAATAAAAAACAGGTCTTTTTTTTGCCGCCGGCTGTGTCATGTCTACGATGATTTTCCTGACAGTCACCGCAGCACTTGGGTATGTACCGGGAAGCTTTCTGCCTCTGATTATAGTGAGACTCCTGAACGTGGCGGTAGGTGTTGCCTTAATATTATTCGGAATAAGATTCCTGTTAAAAAGGGATAATAGCGGAGCAACTGCCTCATTAGTTCATTAAAAAATGCCAAAATTGCCTGTATTTTATGGTCCCGGAAATCATCGCTGCAGCAATGTACTATAAAGCCCGGAGAGAAGGGTTTTTTCAAAAATTCTGGCTTATCTGATTTTTGGCTTTTCTTTTCCTGTATTATGAAGCTTTTATTTCAATAATATTCTAAATGCCTGTCTGGTCACGCCAGCCTGGCAGGGTATAGCTTTGCCGTTTTGGGCAACAGCCATGGACATGGCGGCATACAGGTAGTGACAAAGGAGACAAAATTTAAAAAAATAAGGAGGCTGCTGTAAAAAAAAGATAATATTCTTACAGTGCAACTGCGGCTATGGCGAGGACCGGGAGCATCGTAACAAGGGCAAGGTGCGGTGCATAGGCAGGGGCAGTCTGTATTGAGTACTTCAGAGTCGGCCAGATTTGTGTGTATGCAGTAATTGTTGTCAGAACCTGGAGGACTGCGGCGGCAA harbors:
- a CDS encoding HD domain-containing protein, with the translated sequence MENTGIEKILFFVETFFRKSGSHGLDHTLRVTRLCVEIGKAEGADMQILIPAALFHDVARPLEKETGIPHEEEGARIAEEYLRSNGCDENRIHAIVHAIRSHRYSTGTKPETPEAKILSDADKLDAIGAVGIARTFMQAGERGDGIEGATAHIHEKLLKLRELMYTDTAKEMAGERHTLLQQFAGALEDETINSGDVHLWS
- a CDS encoding bifunctional 2-polyprenyl-6-hydroxyphenol methylase/3-demethylubiquinol 3-O-methyltransferase UbiG translates to MNIPDSYTNGEYFRINPTWDVEDSPWKARQIHKIIRRNNLHPKSICEVGCGAGEILKQLQIILNDNCEFSGYEISPQAYNLCLNKTNSHLNFILKDFMLEEDVHYDVLLLIDLIEHLEDYFTYLRNIKNKSDYKIFHIPLEFFALAAIFHRFSLNQRNKVGHLHSFSKDIIIQTLKDMDYEIIDYFYTPGYSLGHNYGIKDKLVKLPRKYLFPLNNDLTVRIFGGYSLMVLAR
- a CDS encoding LysE family transporter gives rise to the protein MYIALSYAGIAVIISRKRVQAAVIIAGCLVLVMLGVNTIAGAFDISFLPRIALFSDVPGRNLFVQGLLLTASNPLTIVFWSGVVSAQILVNKWNKKQVFFLPPAVSCLR